In Elaeis guineensis isolate ETL-2024a chromosome 1, EG11, whole genome shotgun sequence, a genomic segment contains:
- the LOC105032272 gene encoding chaperone protein dnaJ 20, chloroplastic: MYPSSPLPSPSSIQANASSFRIRSHTKPMLSLSSSFTSLREPLFTSFSPQSKPSLFSTYRRTPLRVSAVSTVERPQSPQAGTMYELLAVAETAGPAEIKAAYRQQARRWHPDACRSTSEKPFFAQQFMRAREAYEVLSDRALRRDYDLSLRIASTAVSSGNRVRARGREGFGDWEAQLEVLQRRSTRPGREATWGSRMRSGTAHGSD; encoded by the exons ATGTatccctcctctcctctccccTCCCCTTCATCAATACAAGCGAACGCATCATCTTTTAGAATTCGAAGCC ATACAAAGCCAatgctttctctctcttcttcttttacttCTCTCAGAGAGCCCCTTTTTACTTCTTTTTCTCCGCAATCCAAACCCTCTTTGTTCTCTACTTATCGAAGGACTCCTCTAAGGGTGTCGGCGGTGTCGACGGTGGAGCGGCCGCAGTCTCCACAGGCGGGGACGATGTACGAGCTGCTGGCGGTGGCGGAGACGGCGGGACCGGCGGAGATAAAGGCGGCGTACCGGCAGCAGGCGCGGCGGTGGCACCCGGACGCCTGCCGCTCCACCAGCGAGAAGCCCTTCTTCGCTCAGCAGTTCATGCGGGCGCGGGAAGCCTACGAGGTCCTCTCCGACCGCGCCCTCCGACGCGACTACGATCTCTCCCTCCGAATCGCCAGCACCGCCGTCTCCAGCGGCAATAGGGTGAGGGCGCGGGGGCGAGAAGGGTTCGGAGACTGGGAGGCCCAATTGGAGGTGCTCCAGAGGAGGTCAACCCGGCCTGGGCGGGAGGCAACTTGGGGAAGCAGGATGAGGAGCGGCACCGCACATGGTTCtgattga